The Thermomonospora amylolytica sequence CTGGGGACCATCCCCGCGTGCGCGGGGAGCAGCGCACGCCGCCTTCGACGTGTACGACCCCGGCGGGACCATCCCCGCGTGCGCGGGGAGCAGGGGTGCCGCCACGGCCCGACATCCGGCTCGGCGGGACCATCCCCGCGTGCGCGGGGAGCAGGATGACGACGGTGTCCGCGACGACACGCAGTTGGGACCATCCCCGCGTGCGCGGGGAGCAGATCGGCAGTGCGTGCGGGCTACCGGACAGCCGGGGACCATCCCCGCGTGCGCGGGGAGCAGCCACCGGCGCCAGCCTGATCGTGGACGTCAACGGGACCATCCCCGCGTGCGCGGGGAGCAGTACGGCAAGTACCACAGCACGTGGCACGACGAGGGACCATCCCCGCGTGCGCGGGGAGCAGCCACGGACCCGACCCCACGACCTGGTCGTGGCGGGACCATCCCCGCGTGCGCGGGGAGCAGAAGTTCGAGAACCGACGTCCGCGGGTCTACCAGGGACCATCCCCGCGTGCGCGGGGAGCAGCAGGTCTGGCAGACCAAGCGGGGCGGCTGGGTGGGACCATCCCCGCGTGCGCGGGGAGCAGGTCGACGGCCAGCGGTCCGATGATCGCCCGGTGGGACCATCCCCGCGTGCGCGGGGAGCAGTCCTTCTCGTTCTTGAGGGCTTTGACCTCGGCGGGACCATCCCCGCGTGCGCGGGGAGCAGACCAGAGCCCGCCGTCTGGCCTCCCTTGCGAAGGGACCATCCCCGCGTGCGCGGGGAGCAGAGACGGGCGGCGACCTCCTCGAGGGACTCGCCGGGACCATCCCCGCGTGCGCGGGGAGCAGTTGCTGGCGCGCATCGGCGAGGTGGAGGCATGGGGACCATCCCCGCGTGCGCGGGGAGCAGTTGAGGTTACTCACGGTAACGATCTACCGAGGGGGACCATCCCCGCGTGCGCGGGGAGCAGATAGACGTTGTCCGTGCGTTCCACCAGATACAGGGACCATCCCCGCGTGCGCGGGGAGCAGCACTTTGACCAGGAACTTTCCCCGGCCGGGCGGGGACCATCCCCGCGTGCGCGGGGAGCAGTACGAATTCCTTTACATCAATGCGGATGGCGAGGGACCATCCCCGCGTGCGCGGGGAGCAGAATCCGTCCTTGAGGCCCATGAAGTAGAAGTTGGGACCATCCCCGCGTGCGCGGGGAGCAGGAAGGCGCACCCGTACAACAGGGTTAGGAGGCGGGACCATCCCCGCGTGCGCGGGGAGCAGCCTCGAGCAACTCGGCCGGCCGCACCGCCTCGAGGACCATCCCCGCGTGCGCGGGGAGCAGTCACCAACCCCAGTTGCGCGCCCGAAGAACGCGGGACCATCCCCGCGTGCGCGGGGAGCAGGCGGACGCCTGGAAGGGCAGCCGGGTGGAGCGGGGACCATCCCCGCGTGCGCGGGGAGCAGCGGCCGGTCTGGCCCCTGTGGCTGTGGCCCTGGGGACCATCCCCGCGTGCGCGGGGAGCAGGATTGTCGGCAAGGGCGCGAAGCGGCATGTACGGGACCATCCCCGCGTGCGCGGGGAGCAGGCCGCTGCGGGACAGCAGCGCCGCGGTGGCCAGGGACCATCCCCGCGTGCGCGGGGAGCAGGTCCTTGCCGAGCAGCCCCAGCTTCTGCGCCCGGGACCATCCCCGCGTGCGCGGGGAGCAGAACACCGACAACGTTTCCGCAGGTAGTAAGGGGGGACCATCCCCGCGTGCGCGGGGAGCAGGACCTCCCGCACGGCGGCGAGCCGCTCGGTCTGGGACCATCCCCGCGTGCGCGGGGAGCAGTAGGCGGGGGCTTCGATGACGGCGAGGTTGGCGGGACCATCCCCGCGTGCGCGGGGAGCAGCCGATCGCGCCGGACTTCATCCACGCGGCGAAGGGACCATCCCCGCGTGCGCGGGGAGCAGGCGATGCGTTCTGCCTCGGTCATGGTGGTCTCCGGGACCATCCCCGCGTGCGCGGGGAGCAGGGCATCACCATCGCCACCGAGCCCGTCACCCAGGGACCATCCCCGCGTGCGCGGGGAGCAGAGCAGCCCGGCCGGGGTGATCAGCACCTGCTCGGGACCATCCCCGCGTGCGCGGGGAGCAGATGAGACCCGCCGCGACAACGTCACCATCCAGGGGACCATCCCCGCGTGCGCGGGGAGCAGTTACCCTGTGGATAACGGCGATTCGCACACGTGGGACCATCCCCGCGTGCGCGGGGAGCAGCCTGCGGCGCTGGTCCTGGGAGCGGGCCAGGCGGGACCATCCCCGCGTGCGCGGGGAGCAGGGCGCATCACGGTCTCCCCGGCCGGGTGCGCCGGGACCATCCCCGCGTGCGCGGGGAGCAGACTTGCTGACCTGCGGGTTTATGGCGGGGTGGGGGCGAAATTCCTTACTTTTGCAGATTCGGGCATTTCGGTCATCGCTTTGTTTGGGTGACTTCGTTGTTGGTTCAGAGTGCCTGCGGCATGGTGGTCGGGACAACTCGATGTGGCGGGTGCTGCTGGAGTCGCAGTATGGATCAGCAGTGCGTCGGCGTGGTGGACCGGCGGCTCGGTCTGCAGCTCTTGAGTCGGTACGTGTCTGCTCTCAAGCATGATCCCGCGGCGCGTTGAGCCTCCGGCGGCGGGTTGATGTGTCGATGGCTCGCTTGTGAGGACTTCGCATCGAGCGGAGGACGGATCGGGCCGGGCCGGTCGCCAGGAGGAGGCCGGTGAGGAGCAGGCAGGTGGCGAAGACGGTGGTGAAGATCCAGAGGTCTTTGGCGCTGAGGACTTGGAGCAGTGCCAGCGCGATGCCCGCCGGCACGGTCACCAGGGTGAAGATCAGCACGGCGCCGTTGATGTTGCGGGTTTCGTCCTCGCGGGCCAGCCGGTTGTAGTCGTTGATCTCGGCCAGGATCTGGGCGAAGCGTTCGGGGAGCCGGTGCTGGCGGTGGAAGGCTTCGAGGAACTGGTTCGGGGCCCCGTGGGCGGACAGGTGCTGCCACCAGAGCTGGTGGCGGAACTGTGCGAGGCGACGTTCCAGCAGGGGCATGCCGTTGGGGGATCCGCCGTCGAGGGTGGCGGCGAGGGTGTCTTCGAGTTCGCTGATGCCGTGGAGCTGGAGCAGCCCGATGAGGATGGCGTCGAGGTAGATGGTCCGGGCGTAGAGAGCGGCGTGGTTGTAGAAGGGGTCGGAGGCGCCGCGGTCGGGGCGTGTGCCGGTGAGGGCCATCCCTTCGCGGAGCACCAGGGCCGACCAGTCGGCCGAGATCCAGATGCGTTCCTGCTCGGGCAGCCGGGTGATCCGGGGGTCGGGTGGCTGGTCCTGGTAGTTGCTGCGGGAGGCGAGCGCCCACTGCCATTGGTCGAGGTACGGCCAGCGCAGGTAACGAGGATGGTGGAAGAGGCGGGGCAGCCGCCAGCCGCGTGCGGTGACGAACGCCAGAGTGAATGGCGGACCAGGCCGCAGGGCCGCCTGATCACCGACGAGCCGGGCCGGGTCATATCCCGGCAGGTTCGCTCCGTTGCGGCCGGCGAGCGCGCGGACGACATCCACACCGTGCAAGCCGCCTGGGGACAGATGGATGATGATCAGCCCGTCGGCGTCGGGCTGGTCGTTCAGTCGTAGCGCCTCCAGTCCGATGACCGTGAGGCCGCCGATACGTTCCCGCAGTGCCCGGTGCCAGCGGCGCAGATGCTCGGGCGTTCCGTACAGCAGGCGGGCGGTCCGCGGTGGGTAGTAGGTGCTCCGGCTGGCTGTGTCGGCGCGGATTCCGTTGTGGATGAGGGGGAGGGGGCCTTCGGCCCAGTCGGGGGCTTGGGGGAAGGTCGCGCGGTAGACGGCGACGATGGCCTGACGGGCCGGCCGGCTCATCAGTAGTGGGCCTCCACATCGGGTAGGTCGAGCCGGATCACGTAGACGGCGGTGCCCGGCTGATCGGGGGCGGTCAGGAAACGGACGCGCTCGCCGGTCCGGACGGTGCGGAAACCTTCGGTGACGATGTCCACGTAGGAGAACGTGAAGTCCTCGCCGGTCTCGGAATCGCGGACGACGTAGACGCCCATCCGGCCGCCATAGCCGCTGCCATGCGGACGGCGGTCGACCACGTGGCCGAACCGCTGCTGGAACCTGGGCTCGTTCACAGTTCCTCCACGCAGCGGAATCCGATGGCGTTGCTGCTGATGCGGAAGCCGGCGAGGCCCTTCGACGAGGCCTGCACGGCCCGGTAGGGGTTGTCGAACGACCCGCCGCAGATCACCGACTCGCCTCGGTCGGCCAGGATGGTGGACGTGCGCTCCCAGACGTTGCCAACCATCTGGTGAATGCCGAACGGCGAGCGGTTGCGTTCATGAGCGTGGACCGGGCGGGGGAAGGCGTCCCGCAGGCGTCCTCGGTCGTGTTCCTCCAGCCAGGTCTCATAGGTGATCAGTGGACGGTCGCTGTAGGCGTCGGCGCAGTTGACGGCCTGGAGGTCGATCTCGTCTCCCCAGGGGAACAGGCGACCGTCCCGGCCTCGGGCCGCGGCCTCCCATTCGGTCGAGGTGGGCAGGCGCTTGCCCTCGAAGCGGGCGAACGCATACGCGCTCCACCAGCTCACGCAGATGGCCGGATGGTCGGCGTAAGCGGGATCGCTGTAGTAGTCCTGCACTCGCAGCCGTTCGATCCAAGGCTGGTGCGAGACGTCCGGCGGCATGTCCGGGTGGTCCCACTGAGCAGAGCCGTACCGTTCGACGGCGGCGAGGAACTCGTTGTAGCGGCGTACGGTGACGGCGTACCGATCGAACCGCACAGGTGTCGTGATCTCCCGCAGCATCAGGTGATCCGACGGGCCGACCAGGTACGTCCCGGCAGGGAGAACGCAGTCGTCGCTGCCTGGTTCGTGCCGGGAGCGGTGGTACAGGAACGCCCGTAGCTGCTCGGTGAGCCGGGCGGGTCGCCCGATGCCCTGCAGGCTGGAGAGCCGCAGGTGTTCCGCAGCGAACAGTTCCTGGTACGCGGAGTGGGTGAACGTGACCCGGTCGGCATCAGCCCGCCGGAACAGCGGCCGAAGACGGAAGGACTCGAAGTCGATCCGCCCGCCTGTGAAGCACTCGATGCCGAGCTCGTTGCACAGCTCGATGAGCGTGAACGTCGTACGGCCCTCAAGTCCCGCCCGGCCGAAGAAGGAGACGAGCCGCGGCATCCGATCTGCGAGACCGGCCTCGGCGGCAGTCCGTTCCACATGCCTCCACAACAGATCGGGCAGCGGCTCCTCGGCTCCCAGGGCACGAGTGAGCCGAACCTCCAGTGGCGAAGTGTTCTCATGCAGCCGTAGCGCGGAGAACCGCGGGACCTTGAGCGGGTCGACCCCTTGGGCGTAGAGGTTCTGGACGAGGCGTTCGGACAGCAGCGCGGTGCCGTCGAGCATCCGGCGCACCTGGGGCGAGTCCTCCAGGAACGACACCCGGGAGCTCATCACGACCACCGACTCCGCCGACAGCACCTGGGCCAGCTCCGTGAACAGCTCGACGAAGCCTGCCAGCGTGTGCTCGGTGACCGCCTCGTCGATGCCGTCGAGCGCGCACACCACCGAGCCGGATCGGGCGAAGTAGTGGAAGACGTCGAAGACCTTGATGCGATCGACCGCCATGCACGGGGCCAGCGTCCGGGTGATGAAGTCCGGGAAGCTCTCGTCCGGCCGTTTCAGGCTCATGTCGAAGTAGAAGCGGTACCGCCGTACGTCCGAGTCCCGGCCGGCCGCCACCAGCCGTTGCAGCAGCACGGTCTTGCCGCTGCCGGACCGGCCCACCACCAGGAGGTTGCCGCCGGAGACGGCCGTCTCGGTCAGGAGTTCGTAGGCGTCGCCGACCTGGGACAGCGTCATGTTGCCCGAGCGTTCATCGACGGTGAGCAGCTGGCCTGACAAGGGGATCTCCTCGCCGACCTCGGCGAGCGTGAACGAGGAGTGGTGCGCGTCCGGGTCGACGATGGTGTCCATGAACCGGTCGTAGGTCACCACCCGGTAGTCCTCGAACTCGCTCACGATCGGGTCGTCGCCCGGGTCGAGGACCAGGAAGCGCGTGAGCTTGGGCAGCCTGGTCTTGAGCAGTTCCCCTCCGGTGCTCTGCAGGACCTGGCGAACCTCGTCGGTCCCACGGCTGAGCAGCAACTCCACGTACTCGATGCGCAGACCGACCTCGCGGCTGAACAGCTGGTACACCGTGTACTGGGTCAGCTCGAACCGCTTGACCGACGTGTAGCCCATCGTGAGAT is a genomic window containing:
- a CDS encoding SUMF1/EgtB/PvdO family nonheme iron enzyme, whose translation is MSGELDSRLQRLKEELDDHSRIARHLGLDFERPIRSLGDGYPENSISLVGKITERILKELWTHHNVPGDPSGKSLSELIKGCRPHITSSSVLDALRDIQLLRNRAAHDGYSIAEEDALTAIRRLIDVLMWFTTTGSQVLTGDVPRLVPAVAKKAEFLAGLYLTMGYTSVKRFELTQYTVYQLFSREVGLRIEYVELLLSRGTDEVRQVLQSTGGELLKTRLPKLTRFLVLDPGDDPIVSEFEDYRVVTYDRFMDTIVDPDAHHSSFTLAEVGEEIPLSGQLLTVDERSGNMTLSQVGDAYELLTETAVSGGNLLVVGRSGSGKTVLLQRLVAAGRDSDVRRYRFYFDMSLKRPDESFPDFITRTLAPCMAVDRIKVFDVFHYFARSGSVVCALDGIDEAVTEHTLAGFVELFTELAQVLSAESVVVMSSRVSFLEDSPQVRRMLDGTALLSERLVQNLYAQGVDPLKVPRFSALRLHENTSPLEVRLTRALGAEEPLPDLLWRHVERTAAEAGLADRMPRLVSFFGRAGLEGRTTFTLIELCNELGIECFTGGRIDFESFRLRPLFRRADADRVTFTHSAYQELFAAEHLRLSSLQGIGRPARLTEQLRAFLYHRSRHEPGSDDCVLPAGTYLVGPSDHLMLREITTPVRFDRYAVTVRRYNEFLAAVERYGSAQWDHPDMPPDVSHQPWIERLRVQDYYSDPAYADHPAICVSWWSAYAFARFEGKRLPTSTEWEAAARGRDGRLFPWGDEIDLQAVNCADAYSDRPLITYETWLEEHDRGRLRDAFPRPVHAHERNRSPFGIHQMVGNVWERTSTILADRGESVICGGSFDNPYRAVQASSKGLAGFRISSNAIGFRCVEEL